The DNA segment gacaacgatcgaaacttccgaagatcctgatctgccacgtgtcaaaatatcacttgttgacttcggataggggtgattggagcttccgatcctgatcggagcttccgatccaaccacacgtcatgcctgacgtaataatatcggtgcctccgatcgctcatcggagcatccgatcctgttcggagcttccgatcgtgccttcggagctttcaatccgtccgatacccaatttatttaattatcattaatcctttaattacttaattagggtacgggctactacacgttctgaaaggaatattttattcctaaaatttctcaagttttgaaaagattttatttaatatcttttgcctttcttggacatgaagtaacttttatataagttatttatttccttaTGTAAGTCGATTTGAGATATTGTTAAGATTATTATAGTATTTATCATATCATAgaggaattttcagctgcccaaccatgttttcccacttggtccgcgaccactaaaacccggtagtgggttttagtaatgcgaaaaaaaacaaaaaccactaaaacccactatcgggttttagtggtcgcggaccaagtggggaaacatggttggacagctgaaaatttctctcatatcatatctaacgtatatctttctttatttgtgtagatttgatatgatcaaatcaaaAGAATCCTACGCCTACAAAGAAACATGTTGAAAAAGgattcttgtgttatttaaggAGCTGTGCGTGCAACAAGGGAAGTGACCGAAAATTAGAGAGCCTGTGAGATTTTCCTAAGAGCTTCACGTACGTACATTGAGAGAAGAATCGAAGATCTTCTAAAGCTCATATCGGTCATGATTGTTTGATGCgttgaagaacacttgaagatcaaaGATCAAAGAGTTTTCGTCACTACGAAGTTTTGGCATCAAGTTTTTTCAACTCattgttttcttttatttattctatattgcatagaatttttaggagttaatTTTATTCGTTTATTTTCTcatatgttggagaaaatttattttacaataatcactagttttagggtttgtaaaactctttgattgttttctagtAAAAGTTTTgtcctgaggcgctgcaagagtatttcatactcttgcttaataatctgagtctatttatttgattggttgtttattttatttacgctttaattatttttcgCTGCATAATACTCGAGGTGTTATTGaaggtgttgtcaacatcttGTGACAAAACCTAAAACTGCTTATGTGCAACCCTTATTTCctaacaagtggcatcagagccatattcttgatacactaagaagtgatcctggtttgtttattttattacaggaaATAGAATGGACTCATCTAATACTGAAAATTCATTTTTGAAGTCTCCGGTTCTTGATGGCACAAATTATCCTCTATGGAAGACAAGGATGCGATTTACCATAAAATCTATGGATGAACGTGTATGGCAAAACATTCTTACAGGTTGGACTGCTCCAAAACTCGTGGACAAAGATGGTGACTATATAATAAAGACATAAACTACATGGACAACTGAGGAGACACAACTTTCTATCTTTAATTCTAAGGCCATCAATGCCATATTTTTCATTGTAGACATGAGGATGTTTGGCCTTATTGCTGACTGTGTTGTAGTCAAGGATGCATGGGATACTTTACAGGAGCATTGTGAAGGGTCTGAAAGTGTCAAGAGAACAAGGATGAGGTTACTCAATTCAAAGTTCGAGAATCTTCGCATGAGTGAAGAAGAAACAATTTCTGAGTATGATCAACGTCTTCGAGAGCTGGTCACTGAAGCATACACTCTTGGAAAACCAATTGCAAACAAAAGACTTGTGAATAAAGTCCTTCAATCTCTACCTGAGAGATTCAATGGTAAAATTTGGGCACTTGAAGAGGTCAAGGATACATCGAAGATGAAGCTGACAAAACTGATAAGTATACTTCAAGTGTTTGAGATGAATAACACTGCACAAAATAAGGATAAATGGAAGGCAATTGCCCTGCAAACTTCTGATGAATCATAtgaggagtatgttcaatttcTTCAAAATGTTCTTCAATATGATCTCGGAGAGGATACGATTTCATTGATGACTAAAAAGTTTAATGAATATCTAAGAAGAATGAAGGATGTcaagaattctgataaaaaaactcaaggctccaatgtCTTCAAACAAACCTTTGAAAATCACCGGATCAGAACAGTCACCAAGGAAGTTCACTAATTATCCTAAGCCTAAACCGATGTTGGAAGGAAAGAAAAAGCCTGATTCAAAGAAATTGGGCACTGTTCAGTGTCATGCATGTCAAGGCTTTAGACACTATGCCAATGAGTGTGCTAGAATGCTTAGAAAGGGAATGAACACGTCTTTGAGTGATGAAgaatctgaagaagatgaagaacatGAAGATGAATAGATTCACACTGCATTATCTGCCTTACTGGAAAGCAAGAAgtgttttcaaatcaatcctttagttgttgccgcaggtgttgccacacctggctgcaacatctcccaaaggttaGTTTGTTTTAATTCATCTACTACTGATACGGTGTGTAATTCTGATGCAGGTGATGGAACATTATCTATGGAAGAAGCCTTGAAGATGTATAAAGAACTTTACGTTGACtggattgaaaggaataaattgaatattattctttcaaaagaaaatattgatcTAAAGGTTGCTGTTTCGAGACTTTAAGTGATGTTAAGCAAGAAAAATCTGGAAGTGTGCCAATTAAAGGAAGAACTTGGAAAAGCAAAAGCTACTTTGGCAATgtttaattcaagcactaccaagcttgattctttactcatgatgggaagagatggtacaaCTGGTTTAGGTTTTGAGAACGGTAAATTTGAAGTTGGTGGAAGTTTGaaaggccctgtgtttgtcaaggaaagcAGCAGTACTGAAAGCTCAATCAAGAAGACCACTCAAACTGATTCTCCAAAACCAACACCACAGCCTACTGCTCCTTCAATATCTAGAAGGAAATGGAAGTACATTTGTCaactgtcatagacctggtcatatcaaaccatactgttttaagctgcaggaagactaTAGAGAGAgatctgcatcgaaggtgttgccAGCACCCTCACACAACATCTACAGAAACAGATCTACTGTAAGAAAattttgggtaccaaaagtcgATATTCACTGTTATATaatttatactgctttgagaactaatgtttcaagttcttggtactttgatagcggtagctcaCGTCATATGACACGTTCCAAGAATTTTCTCactgattatgttgaacagaaaagtgaAAAAGTAACATATGGAGGTGGTTCAAAGGGAAAAATTGTTGGAAAAGGAACATTGAATGTTGCTGGTTTGCCTAAGCTTCGCAATGtccttcatgttgaaggattaaccgcgaatctaataagcataagccaaaTTTGTGATGAAAATTTACATGTTCAATTTGATAAGAAtgtatgcaaagtttttgatagtTCAAATTTGTGTGTCATGACAAGTACAAGGTCATCGGATAATTGTTATCAACctggagaagagatggcttgtaggAACACAAAAATTACTGAATTTGACCTATGTCATCAAAACTTaggtcatgcaaatttcaatACTTTAAAGAACCTGAGTAAGTTGGATGCTGTTAGAGGTATTCCTAATTTGAAATTTGGTATTCCTTTTGTATGTGAAGCATGTCAAaaagggaagcagactagggtgtcacacgaggtgttgccaacatctctcACAACACGCTGCCCTGAACTCATACATATGAACTTAATGTGTCCAATGGATATTGAAAGCTTCGGTtgtaagaaatattcttttgtttgtgttgatgatttttcacgatACACTTGGGTAAACTTTTTGAGACAAAAATCAGACACATATGATGCCTTCAAGAAATTGCTTACTAAGATTTCAAATCTCCATAATCTGAAGGAAATCCGTATTCGCACTGATCATGGTAAAGAGTTTgaaaactcttcttttgctagtttgtgtgataaaaaaagtatttctcatgaattttttgCTCCTAAAACCCCACAACAGAATGGAattgctgaaaggaaaaataggactttgcaagaaatgacaagagtgatgttaagttcgaaaaatatttcaaaatgtttttgggctgaagccttgaatgctgcatgtcatatttcaaatagagtttatttaaggaatgatactactatgacatcctatgaaattctcatgggaaataggccaaaccttaaatattttcatgtttttggatgtgtatgtcacgtttGAATATAGGGATCATCTAGCTAAGTTTGATGCAAATAGCGATAAGTGTATGTTCTttggatattcatcaaataaccgagcctataggatgttTAACTTGAGAACTAGGACTATTTTtgaatctattaatgttgtttttgatgactttgcagatttaaaaaagaaaacagCTGAAGATGAAGTTGATGATTTGCTGGATAATTTTGTAAATTCATATGTTAtccaaggtgttacaacacctcctgcagaaaatcaagaaacaaaatttgaaaagtcTACTGATGAGAATACTGATGAGGACAGTGAGGTAAACGAAGCCGGAAAGAATATTCCAAGcaaaattcagaagaatcatCCAATCTCACAAGTAATTtgagatgtgcatggagacttgcaaactcgaaaGAAAGAGAAGGTGGACTACAGAAAATTGGCAGATCTAATGTGCATGAGCTCTACGTATAATCAGGTAAGATTTtcttgtttcgtgtcaaacattgaacccaaaaaagttgaagaagctttaaaagatgaattttgggtcaatgctatgcatgaagagttagaaccatttgttaggaatgatgtttgatACTTAGTACCGTGTCCTGCTCATGGAAATGTTATAGGAattaaatggattttcaaaaataaaactgaaGAGTCGGGAAatatcattagaaataaatctaGGTTGGTAGCTtaagggtatacacaggttgagggggtggattttgatgaaacctttgcttctgtagcccgcattgagtcagtccaactttgcttgctatttcatgttacatgggaatgaaactttttcaaatggatgttaaaaagtgcctttttgaatgggatTTTGAATGAGAAAGtttatgtgaaacaacctaaggGTTTTGAAAATCCTAATCATTttgattatgtgtataagttgaaaaaggcattgtatggattgaagcaagaaCCACGTGCATCGTATGGAAGATTAActgagtacttgctcaatattggctttaaaagaggtgaagttgataagactttattTCTGCAAAActctcaaggtaatatcttaattttccaaatttatatagatgatataatcttttatgcttcaaatgataaacttgttgataattttgtgaagtgcatgtcttctacatttgagatgagtatggttggtgagttaacttatttcttgggattgcaagtgaaacaaatgcatgatgatatatttttgtgtcaaagcaagtatgcaaaaaatttggtgaaaaagtttctgaatgacaacactaaacacatgtgtacacctatggggtctaatgaaaaactgtctagggaggatgttgcTGAAGGTGCTGACAACACTCTCTACAaaagcatgattggtagtcttttgtatttgagtgatactagacctgatattatgtatagtgtttgtttgtgtgctagATACTAGTCTAACCCAAAGGTTACTCACTTGAAGGCCGTAAATTAAACGTATATTGAAATATGTGGCAGgtactttgaatttgggtttgtggtacactaaagaaaccattTCAATTTTGGTAGGATTTAGTGATGTTGATTGGGCTAGGGATTTAGATGAGAAAAAGAGCACTTCAGGAGGATTTTTTTACTTGGGAAATAACCTAGTGTCTTGGTATAGTAAAAAAACAAAACTGTGTCTCACTTTCTACTGCCAAGTCTGAATATGTTGCTGTAggtagttgttgctcacaactcctatggatgaatcaaatgctgaaTGATTATAAAATTAAGAGTAatactcctattgtgtactgtgaaaaattttagtgccattgatatatccaaaaatccagtacaacactctcgaaccaaacacattgataTTAGACATcatttcattcgagatttggtcgagaaaagcatgatATTAATTGAGTTTGCTGGAATCAATAATCAATTAgttgatatattcacaaaagctttggatttcaaGAGATTCTCCAGtttaaggaagtctctcagtatgtgtgcattatagacagaaataggatgttgtcaggagtgtttccaacaccctgtgacaacaccttttcatgcatgtgcatttttaggttCATTAGGCATATtacattcatgcattcattctgttttgtgatgtgtttgACACCTTGTAACCATTgactagttttcactcaggattttTTGCAAAATGTTTTACAGTTTAGTATGGATTAATTAaagaagagttctgactaagTCACAAAGTAGTGGAGGGACGTTCGTGCATTCCATGATCGtgtcccaagtgaaaagtgatAGCAACATCAGAAACTCAAATTATCAATTTGGTAAAATgtaatcaattcaatcatcaaatttgattgaagaatcagaagaaaatggaaaaatctACCTAAAGGGGTCTTTTGAAGATCgtttcctttagtgtgcagacTACCACTTCTGCAATAATGAATTGGATACCAAAATCTTtctgaatcctgaagtgttgctggaagatgttgccaaaACCGTGGAAAGcacctcacttgtcaacatataatttttttttttcatatgatTGCATTTTTTTTGTCTCATTCTGTTTTTGACATAATTAGGACATACATATTTTTATTCGTGAATATTTTTGGCTGAAAGGTAAGAATTTCAGATcgaacaaaattttgaattttcgacCTATCCACTGATTTTGAATTGAATGTGATtgaattttgtttcagtggtgttatatTCCGATGAGgagtttaatttaaaaatatttggtgaaatatttgggccGAGATTATTGCAAAAAATTGAAAGATTTGTTGCCTAATTTGAATCGGATTTGTTACCGTTTGAGCTTATTACCGTTTGGGCATTTTTATTACCGTTAGAGGGGCTGTATTTCTAACGATAATAGGAGAGAGAGTGTGGTGTGtgatatatatttgattatttatctattctagaaaatatttttccttGCTTTAACTCTCATATCTCCTCATTCTCATCACCCCTGTTTTTTTCTTGCCCTAATTTTCTCTCTGTTTTTACACTCTCGAAAAGTTTAATGGCAGGAACGGGTTTTGATCCTCAAGACATTCGTTCTGAGATGGGATTTTCTGGGGATGCTGCTCAAGGTGTTACCATACCTCCGTCACCACACCCCGTGAATGAGCAAGACCTGATTCCAGTTGCTGAGGAGCCTGCTCCCCTGGACTCcatcgctccaggagagccAGGTAATGAAATTGATGTGAAAAACATGCCAGATATTGCAGTAGTCAACAAGGTGTTTCCTCCGAAACCCTTGACTCATCGATCGAAAAGACAAGCCGGATATAATCCATACTACACCGCCTCAAAGAGATTCCGTGGAAAAGGTCAATCATCGAGACCGTCTTTGGTGAATATTGAATTTTCCTCTGGTGATGCAAGCTCCGATGAAGATTTCAAGCTCGTACATCGTGTAAAAGGAAAAGCCACTACAATGGAACCATCTGTTCCAACCATTCCAGTTCCTTTTGAATCTGAGGAAAAATCAAAGGACGATTCCTCCTCTGATGAGGATTCCACAGAGTCAGAGAATCCATCGGTTGTTGTTGAAGTGAAAATGTATCTGTATATGTCCCTATTGTTGAGGAACCTTCATGCACTGCTCCTCTTGTTTTTTCCGATGATGAGGAAGCCTCTATTGCCAAATTTATGGCTGGAATGAAGACTTACAAAATCAAGAAGCCTTCTTTTGCTGATACTGCTCCTATTCATGAATCTGATAATGAACCAGACGAAGAAATATTGCAGGAATTTGCTGATAATCACCCAAATTCCTTTGACAGTTCCAACACTGACTCAAGTGAAGACTCAGATGCTAAGTAAGACTTGGGAGAAGAGTCATATTCTAATGACTCTGAGGAAGAAGCAGAAGATGCTGAGGAAGGTGTTGTcgacaccctggacaacaccttgAGTGAAGACTATCGGGTAAATGAGTCTTACTCCtctttttttttatacaaagGATGTTTCAGATTGCTGGGATAAGTATGCTGGCCGTGAGTTCCTTGAGGAACACAGTATTGATGTGGAGAAATATGGAGCTCAGAATATGGTCAGATTCTTTGAGGTGAGAAATTTGCTTGCCACCATCACTACTGCCGGTCCGTACTGTAGGGAACTAATGCGGGAGTTTTATTGCAATCTTATTGAAGTTGTGAAGGATCCCAGATATGTCAAGTATGTAAAATTTTATGTGCGAGGACAGATTTTCTCTTTTTGTCCTGCTGTCATCAATGGTTTTCTCCGTACCCCTTTTGTTGATGATGCAGCACTGCCTACCATGGATGAGATGACCTCTATCATCACTGGTGGTCGTGTAACAACTTTTCCAGCTCATCCCAAGAAGTTGTCTGCAGCAAATCTCACTTCTTTGTACTCTGTTCTACACAAGACTGCTGTCAAGACATGGACTCCATCTAGAAATTCCATCTTTGTCACAAAGCATCAGGCTCCAGTCATGTACACCATTAGAAAAAGGGTCAATTTTAATTATGGCCGACTGGTGTTTGACACAGTCTTGGCCTTTGCAAATTGCACACAACCAACTTTGAAGCTGCCTTATTCATCCCTAATCTATTCCATGCTGCTGTCTTAAGAGATTGAAAAGGATGATGATGAGGTTCTTACTGAACCTGGCGAGCTGTTAAAGATTGCACCTGCATTGTTGCGGGTCAACAGAGAGATAGAACTACCTTAGTCTGAATCAGGTGTTGCTGCAGGTGTTTTGGCCGATTTTGACAACACCTCCCTTGCCACAAATGTTTTTGTACCTCCCTCTGCTGCTCAGAACGTTGATACTGCATTTATTCAAGCTCAATTGTTTCATGCTGAGCAGAAGATCACTCAGTCTAAGGTTGATGTAGCCTATTATGAAGGGTTGAAGACTCACTATGATAATCTGCTACGTGGAGCTGGCTCTTCTGGACAAAAAAGGGGAGAAAAAAGTGATGCTGCTGATGATGATGGCTCATATGAGGGTAATCAATTCTATATTGCTTTAGTTGGTTTAGTTTTTTTTAGTTTGATGTTTTTGCTGATAAGTTGTTGTTTTTGATCTGCTCTTAATCAAAACTGTTCTTTTTGTGTTTAAGCTCTGCTATGATGTTTGTTTCTCTTTTACATTTGCTTATTGATCTGAAGTGTTGTAGCTAGATGTTGCAACATCTCGTGACAACACCTCTGCTTACACTTAGGGGGAGAATCTGTTTTAgtattcagggggagttttgattaagggggagttagttgatttatttttaaattaaatgtgttttgtccaaaaaggcaaaaagggggagattgaaataaatattttattcttaaaatttctcaagttttgaaaagattttatttaatatcttttgtcttttttggacatgaagtaacttttatataagttatttatttccttaTGTAAGTCGATTGGAGATATTGTTAagcttattataatatttatcatatcatatctaacgtatatctttatttatttgtgtagatttgatatgatcaaatcaaaagaatcctacgtctacaaggaaacatgttgaagaaggattcttgtgttatttaaggAGATGTACGTGCAATAAGGAAAGTGACCGAAAATTAGAGAGCCTGTGAGATTTTCCTAAGAGTTTCACATACGTAcattgagagaaaaatcgaaGATCTTCTAAAGAGCATATCGATCATGATTGCTTGATGCGTTGAAGAACACTCGAAGATCAAAGATCAAAGAGTTTTCGTCACTACGAAGTTTTGGCATCAAGTTTTTTCAACTCTTtgctttcttttatttattctatcttgCATAGAATTGTTAGGAGTTAATTTTATTCGTTTATTTTCTcatatgttggagaaaattgattttacaataatcactaattttagggtttgtaaaactctttgattgttttTTAGTGAATGTTTTGCCCTGAGgtgctgcaagagtattttatactcttgcttaataatcagagtttatttatttggttgcttgtttattttattcacgctttaattattttatgctgcataataCTCGAGGTGTTATTGAAAGCGTTGTCAGCACCTTGTGATAACACCTAAAATTGCTTATGTGCAACCCTTATTTCCTAACACGTTCATATTTCGAGAAATTTTTTCGAgcacatatttaaaaaatttaacaatGATATCGGtaatttaattacatgattttatgatgaaaggattaaaattgatcaaaaaaacataattagagaactatttttgatttattgaaaTATACATGATTAAAAATGTTACGCACCAATATATAGAAGACTAAATTGACATTTTGCCTTTTTATATGGGATTTATGTATCAACTGATTATAAAAGAAAagactatatatttttttgttttttttaagtacatttttaaagtttaatttGTCCACTAACTCATTCATCAACTTGttcaattttgagttttttttcactaaattttcaaaaaaaaatttcatcactatttttaattttcgacTAACTTTTAACTTTTAACTATTCAGGTGAAATTTTAACTTCAATTCAAGTAATTTTAACTCCAAGTCATATCTCgtatatatcattatatatacCAAATCAACCCTTCAATCCTTCAATCAAGTAATTGATTTGTTCAATTCTAAATGCTTCCTTGTTTGTCAATTGTGTGTCCTAATCATGATTACTGAATATGTACTTcactaataaaataaaacatggtaTAATAATAATTCTATCGGTCGTCACTCGACAGCCGCCACTGTACAATATAAAATTTCTGATTAAATGATTTAAACCAAATTATTTTTCTCAATGTGCTAAAAAAAAGAGAACATTTAAGCACGCCATAAAGGACCACTCATAAAGGTTGGACAAAAGGGGGAAGAAATAAACAAGCACGACAACAATTTTTAAGCGATAAAACATTTTGGATAACCAAAGATATCTATGGTTACTTTTCCATCCTCTCAAGTACTTATAAAttcctttttcaaaaattaaaaaaaaattatactatAAAGTATAAACAATACTTTAAAAATGccaaaatcacacacacacacacacacacatatactaACAATAAAATTTCACAACATATAAAACCAAAactgtaaaattaaaaaaaacttatgactaaaatttgataaatagatgataaaaattgaaaaaaaaatacaaaaatataagACCAATTTCTCAAATTCCAAAAACATAACATGAAATCAATTAGTTACTAAGTTAATTAGtctattttgatttttgtaaGTTTAATCATTTTTGGTTGCTCTGTTGAGGTGGCCGGATCCAATCTTATGTTACGTTAGTAGTTCATAAATAAAAGactaaaagtaaaaaaaaataaaataaaaataaaaagtcaGTTTATGGAACTAATACTAAACTTTGATGATCCTAAGTCACTTTGCATTTTGGTGTTATGtagctaaattttaattttagtcaaCTATCtttgttatgttttttttaatttttttttttttttgcaattatagttttttttttgatatatatGGTGCTGATAATGTGACATTGACGTGTGTATTGTCATATATTACTCACTTGTGATAgaagaattattaaaatttggcaaaatcaaaagataaatgactaaaactgaaatttaatttgataatataaATTACTAAAATCGCGAATAATAAAACTAGAAGACAAAAAATTGAGGTTCTCGCTGGTTAGAGAGAGATAAGGCGGGATGAAATAGTACTAAAGAAAGAAATATAGAACATAATATTACCGCTTCTTAATCAAGACCAAATCCAACACTAATCGTGCCTTTGGATGGGTCCAATATAGACTTCAtccaaataataatataaaaacaaaagcaactaaacaatTACACAAGAAGacgaatatatatttataaatccACCGAGAAAAGCAACTACCATATATTCCATCaataataaatatgaaaaaGATAGATAGCAGCAGCGGCCATTCCCAATTAAGCATGAAATTTCTCTTGGAATTCTTCAGTTGTTGCCTGCAGCCAGGGCGCTCCAGCCGGTCTGCAGAAGACAAAGGACTACTGTCGGTGCCGGAGCATAGCGTGAAGCTGGACGGAGCTGCCTCGCCGCAACATGAGTACTGGAAGCCTTCCCTAGTATCGATATCAGAAGACGATATATTTGCGGAGCTGCAGGTAACAAGTCATAATATTGAACAGGAGCGGGGGAGGAGGCAGATTTCATCGTCCTCTTCGCGGAGAGCTTCCCCTTCTTCTTCGAATGCAGGGTAATTAACCCCTAATATATTAATGCCTCCCTCCCTCCCTCTTTTCATTTGATTTTTaagtaaataataataatctgctCATGTATCAATTTACAGGCGAGCTCCCGTTTCTACAGTCTTCAGGCCGACTCTGGTTTCGTCCTCCAGGTCATTCATGTTTTGAtccatgtttttgttttttaggTGTAGTCGTCCAACTTTAGTTTgtgaatatatatttgaatattGTGTCCGCACATTTTTATTTCATAAAGAAGAGGACAATATAATTGTCTTTgcgaattattattaattaatttcattcatttttttttgtgacaCTATAATATTGCTGCATAAAAAAAATGCTACATAGAATATCTCCATATCCCGGCTTGTTATCCGGTAACGTTAACCCCAAAACAATGCAAGACATTGGGCCGGCTACGTCCAAAATAACATCTCGAGGTACAGCACAGTGCAAACCAATAAATATGTACAAAATGTCTCCAAGGGGTgttca comes from the Henckelia pumila isolate YLH828 chromosome 1, ASM3356847v2, whole genome shotgun sequence genome and includes:
- the LOC140874482 gene encoding uncharacterized protein, whose product is MKFLLEFFSCCLQPGRSSRSAEDKGLLSVPEHSVKLDGAASPQHEYWKPSLVSISEDDIFAELQVTSHNIEQERGRRQISSSSSRRASPSSSNAGRAPVSTVFRPTLVSSSRRIRSWTESSWLAWGEIDRSETPCRRVESI